From the genome of Desulfobaculum xiamenense, one region includes:
- the ahbC gene encoding 12,18-didecarboxysiroheme deacetylase: protein MIGISKLYCGAVEASDALRYGRESGKLPSHLLQFSKDKKPVVVWNMTRRCNLKCVHCYAQAVDPEGKDEISTEQAKVIIKDLANYGAPVMLFSGGEPLVREDLPDLAKFATEQGMRAVISTNGTLITKEKAAELKKIGLSYVGISLDGGEEIHDKFRQVPGAFKRAIRGIENCKAEGLKVGLRFTINKRNQAEIPTLFKLLRELEVPRICFYHLVYSGRGSELIKEDLDHQETREAVNLIMDETRACFNDGLEKEVLTVDNHADGPLVYLRLLKEDPERAKEVEQLLQFNEGNNSGRGIGCISWDGQVHADQFWRNHTFGNVLERPFSEIWDDPNIELLHQLKDKKSHVKGRCAECKYLGICAGNFRARAEAYYGDVWAPDPACYLTDDEIRR, encoded by the coding sequence ATGATTGGCATCTCGAAACTGTACTGCGGCGCTGTGGAAGCGTCGGACGCCCTGCGCTACGGCCGCGAATCCGGCAAGCTGCCCTCGCACCTGCTGCAGTTCTCCAAGGATAAGAAGCCGGTCGTGGTCTGGAACATGACCCGCCGCTGCAACCTCAAGTGCGTTCACTGCTACGCCCAGGCCGTCGATCCCGAAGGCAAGGACGAAATCAGCACCGAACAGGCCAAGGTCATCATCAAGGACCTCGCCAATTACGGCGCACCGGTCATGCTCTTCTCCGGCGGCGAGCCGCTGGTCCGCGAAGACCTGCCCGACCTCGCAAAGTTCGCCACCGAACAAGGCATGCGTGCCGTCATCTCCACCAACGGCACCCTCATCACCAAGGAAAAGGCCGCCGAACTCAAGAAGATCGGCCTGTCCTACGTGGGCATCTCCCTCGATGGCGGTGAGGAAATCCACGACAAATTCCGTCAGGTGCCCGGTGCGTTCAAGCGCGCCATCCGCGGCATCGAGAACTGTAAGGCCGAGGGCCTGAAGGTCGGCCTGCGCTTCACCATCAACAAGCGCAATCAGGCCGAGATTCCCACCCTGTTCAAGCTCCTGCGCGAACTCGAAGTCCCCCGCATCTGCTTCTACCACCTTGTGTACTCGGGCCGCGGCTCCGAACTCATCAAGGAAGACCTCGACCATCAGGAAACCCGCGAAGCGGTCAACCTGATCATGGACGAGACCCGCGCCTGCTTCAACGACGGGCTGGAGAAGGAAGTCCTCACCGTTGACAACCACGCCGACGGACCGCTGGTCTACCTGCGCCTGCTCAAGGAAGACCCCGAGCGCGCCAAGGAAGTCGAACAGCTCCTGCAGTTCAACGAAGGCAACAACTCCGGCCGAGGCATCGGCTGCATCTCCTGGGACGGTCAGGTCCACGCCGACCAGTTCTGGCGCAACCATACCTTCGGCAACGTTCTCGAACGGCCGTTCTCCGAAATCTGGGACGACCCCAACATCGAACTTCTTCACCAGCTCAAGGACAAGAAGAGCCACGTGAAAGGAAGGTGTGCCGAATGCAAGTACCTCGGCATCTGCGCAGGCAATTTCAGGGCTCGGGCCGAAGCCTACTACGGGGACGTCTGGGCGCCCGACCCGGCGTGCTATTTAACAGACGACGAGATCAGGCGGTAA
- a CDS encoding flagellin, translating into MSLVINHNLMAMNAARNLSTSFGALSISTRRLSSGLRIGNAADDAAGLAVRELMRADIASLNQGVRNANDAISLIQTADGALAVIDEKLIRMKELAEQAATGTYNSDQRLIIDSEYQAMASEITRIANATDFNGIHLLNGNLSGTHDGTGLTSTGQMKVHFGTENDSAEDYYYIKIDTATASALGLGNQADTTDKGYSISTQSAAQNALVGINEAIVSKDNIRAKLGALQNRLQNTISNLQIQAENLQASESRISDVDVALEMTEFVRQQILSQAAVAMLAQANSLPRLAMQLLGG; encoded by the coding sequence ATGTCTCTGGTTATCAATCATAACCTCATGGCGATGAACGCCGCCCGAAATCTGAGCACATCCTTCGGTGCTCTGAGCATCTCAACCAGACGTCTGTCCTCGGGCCTTCGCATCGGCAACGCGGCGGACGACGCGGCCGGACTGGCCGTCCGCGAACTCATGCGCGCAGACATCGCGTCGCTCAACCAGGGCGTGCGAAACGCCAACGATGCCATTTCCCTCATCCAGACGGCCGACGGCGCGCTCGCCGTCATCGACGAAAAGCTGATCCGCATGAAGGAACTGGCCGAACAGGCTGCCACCGGCACATACAACTCGGACCAGCGCCTGATCATCGACTCCGAATATCAGGCCATGGCGTCGGAAATCACCCGTATCGCAAACGCAACGGACTTCAACGGCATCCATCTGCTCAACGGCAACCTGTCCGGAACGCACGACGGCACAGGCCTGACGAGCACCGGCCAGATGAAGGTCCACTTCGGTACTGAAAACGACAGCGCGGAAGACTACTACTACATCAAGATCGACACGGCTACGGCATCCGCACTCGGTCTCGGCAATCAGGCGGACACCACGGACAAGGGCTACAGCATCTCCACACAGTCCGCGGCGCAGAACGCCCTCGTGGGCATCAACGAAGCCATCGTGTCCAAGGACAACATCCGCGCAAAGCTCGGCGCACTGCAGAACAGGTTGCAGAACACCATCTCCAACCTCCAGATTCAGGCGGAGAACCTGCAGGCCTCCGAGTCCCGCATCTCGGACGTGGACGTCGCCCTCGAAATGACCGAATTCGTGCGGCAGCAGATTCTGTCGCAGGCGGCGGTGGCCATGCTCGCGCAGGCCAACTCCCTGCCCAGACTGGCCATGCAGCTCCTCGGCGGCTAA
- a CDS encoding HAD-IG family 5'-nucleotidase → MFKALKRRWRNILNARRMARDIDPRSFLELSAELLDLVDAASKLWHNEPRFQERIRRLREEMEQLESLASKPEFKRLSPQKRLELRESLISSRDQLLESMHSAPSPTTTIQ, encoded by the coding sequence ATGTTCAAGGCCCTGAAGAGGCGCTGGAGAAATATCCTCAACGCCCGCCGCATGGCCCGCGACATCGATCCGCGCTCGTTCCTCGAGCTCTCGGCGGAGTTGCTTGATCTCGTGGATGCGGCGTCAAAACTCTGGCATAACGAGCCGCGATTTCAGGAGCGCATCCGTCGCCTGCGCGAAGAGATGGAGCAACTGGAATCGCTGGCGTCCAAGCCCGAGTTCAAACGCCTGTCCCCCCAAAAACGCCTCGAACTGCGCGAAAGCCTCATCTCCTCGCGCGATCAGCTTCTGGAGTCCATGCACTCCGCCCCGTCCCCGACGACGACCATCCAGTAG
- a CDS encoding glycosyl transferase family 2 produces MTDTSPLSPTHPAAHPFDAYTAEILSFRMQSPCAELPEAPDDDTAARNILACLRAIRPQRHSTLLVLGIGSGRLVTELDAALPQGIAIVVSETSPERLRAVRATGRLDSLAARGRTHILADTSPWAHLVLWALCGLTPDNTALRINPEDRSDDRRNELSRLFHSASSLSLGAGVAEAPSIGLAAILSPEDSGLRGFFRHLPPWLSEVVAVWDADEPPARDYPCDVPVRHVARRLGNDFAAQRNAMLAACTTDWVLSLDADERLTATGWDAVRLLAAAGQTNDIGGYFFTRRTLYPDTSAFLAGYGLWPDLQLRLYRRTEDLSYERPIHERLTCIEGKLGIVLDAPILHLSRILKDDAQLRRKLDVFDAAGNGSVRHMLNDDYPRVPCPLLPDAAQARDVRVLTLAHPPA; encoded by the coding sequence ATGACAGACACATCCCCGCTTTCGCCGACGCATCCGGCGGCCCATCCGTTTGACGCCTACACCGCGGAAATTCTTTCCTTCCGCATGCAGTCCCCTTGCGCCGAGCTTCCCGAAGCTCCGGACGACGACACCGCAGCGCGAAACATCCTCGCCTGCCTGCGCGCCATTCGCCCGCAACGGCATTCGACGCTTCTCGTTCTCGGCATCGGGTCGGGACGGCTGGTCACGGAACTCGACGCTGCGTTGCCGCAGGGCATCGCCATCGTGGTCAGCGAGACAAGCCCGGAGCGCCTGCGAGCGGTCCGCGCCACGGGGCGGCTCGACAGCCTCGCCGCCCGAGGGCGCACGCACATCCTCGCGGACACCTCGCCATGGGCGCATCTCGTCCTATGGGCGCTGTGCGGCCTGACGCCGGACAACACCGCCCTGCGCATCAACCCCGAAGATCGCTCGGACGACCGGCGAAACGAACTTTCGCGCCTGTTCCACTCCGCCTCGTCCCTGTCCCTCGGCGCGGGCGTGGCAGAAGCACCGAGCATCGGCCTCGCGGCCATTCTCTCGCCCGAGGACTCCGGGCTACGCGGATTCTTCCGCCACCTGCCGCCGTGGCTCTCGGAGGTGGTGGCCGTCTGGGACGCTGACGAACCGCCCGCTCGCGACTATCCCTGCGACGTGCCGGTACGCCACGTGGCGCGCAGGCTGGGCAACGATTTCGCAGCCCAGCGCAATGCCATGCTCGCCGCGTGCACGACGGATTGGGTGCTTTCCCTCGACGCCGACGAACGCCTGACCGCCACGGGTTGGGACGCCGTCCGCCTGCTGGCCGCAGCGGGACAGACCAACGACATCGGCGGCTATTTCTTCACCCGGCGCACCCTGTACCCGGACACCTCGGCCTTTCTGGCGGGCTACGGACTGTGGCCGGATCTCCAGTTGCGCCTGTATCGGCGAACGGAAGATTTGTCCTACGAGCGCCCCATCCACGAGCGGCTCACCTGCATCGAGGGAAAACTCGGCATCGTGCTCGACGCGCCAATCCTGCACCTTTCGCGCATCCTCAAGGACGACGCCCAGCTACGCCGCAAGCTCGACGTATTCGACGCAGCAGGCAACGGCAGCGTTCGCCACATGCTCAACGACGACTATCCCCGCGTGCCGTGCCCCCTTCTGCCCGATGCAGCGCAGGCGAGGGACGTCCGCGTGCTGACGCTTGCGCATCCCCCGGCTTGA
- the hemB gene encoding porphobilinogen synthase, with translation MPAFYRGRRLRRSAAMRDIVRETIVRPEDLMMLYFVVETDDVTFRKPIDSMPGQFQLSLDELEKQVAAAVANGLRSCMLFGIPATKDPVASAAYDDNGIVQKAVRRLKDRFPELVVVTDVCLCEYTSHGHCGLLTQGDTKGLVQNDATLDLLAKTAVSHARAGADMVAPSDMMDGRVLAIRTALDEAGFIDVPIMSYAVKFASSFYGPFRDAAESAPSHGDRRTYQMDPANAREAMREAAADIEEGADIIMVKPAMPYLDLVRAVRDSFDVPVAAYQVSGEYSMIKAAAINGWIDEKAVMLESLTAIKRAGAELIMTYFAEDFLKLQGK, from the coding sequence CTGCCTGCATTCTACCGGGGCCGCCGGCTGCGCCGCAGCGCCGCCATGCGCGACATCGTGCGCGAGACCATCGTGCGCCCCGAAGACCTGATGATGCTCTACTTCGTCGTCGAAACCGACGATGTGACCTTCAGGAAACCCATCGACTCCATGCCCGGCCAGTTCCAGCTGTCTCTCGACGAGCTTGAGAAACAGGTGGCCGCCGCCGTGGCCAACGGTCTGCGTTCCTGCATGCTCTTCGGCATTCCCGCCACGAAGGACCCCGTGGCCTCCGCCGCCTACGACGACAACGGCATCGTCCAGAAGGCCGTCCGTCGCCTCAAGGACCGCTTCCCCGAGCTGGTCGTCGTCACCGACGTGTGCCTGTGCGAGTACACCTCCCACGGCCACTGCGGCCTGCTGACGCAGGGCGACACCAAGGGCCTCGTCCAGAACGACGCCACCCTCGACCTTTTGGCGAAGACCGCCGTGTCCCACGCTCGTGCCGGAGCCGACATGGTGGCCCCGTCCGACATGATGGACGGCCGCGTGCTCGCCATCCGCACCGCCCTTGACGAGGCCGGATTCATCGACGTGCCCATCATGTCCTACGCGGTGAAGTTCGCATCCTCCTTCTACGGTCCCTTCCGCGACGCAGCGGAGTCCGCCCCCTCGCACGGCGACCGCCGCACCTACCAGATGGACCCGGCCAACGCCCGTGAGGCCATGCGCGAAGCCGCCGCCGACATTGAGGAAGGCGCGGACATCATCATGGTCAAACCCGCCATGCCCTATCTCGACCTCGTGCGCGCGGTGCGCGACAGCTTCGACGTGCCCGTGGCCGCCTATCAGGTCAGCGGCGAATACTCCATGATCAAGGCCGCCGCCATAAACGGCTGGATCGACGAAAAGGCCGTGATGCTCGAATCCCTCACCGCCATCAAGCGCGCAGGTGCCGAGCTGATCATGACCTACTTCGCCGAGGACTTCCTGAAACTGCAGGGGAAGTAG
- a CDS encoding 4Fe-4S binding protein, which translates to MHTSSHTPDSPHSSHASGHGPCAGLRITVCRGAEHCPHCAVQAPHLADALREALDPAHIAARLAERLGETPKPHHTLRIAISHCPNGCSQPQIVDLGLIGAAVPALDADACSGCGACVETCRENALVIHDGRVTAIDRERCLSCGECATACPSDALTIERTGLRVLVGGKLGRHPRLGEQLPGIFDVQTIPRVATALIDTYLAHMARGERLGDTVTRLGIAPFAQAAHSAAVDAPCR; encoded by the coding sequence ATGCACACCTCATCACACACCCCCGATTCTCCCCACTCGTCACATGCATCGGGCCACGGCCCCTGCGCGGGCCTGCGCATCACCGTCTGTCGCGGTGCCGAACATTGCCCGCACTGCGCGGTTCAGGCCCCGCACCTCGCCGACGCGCTTCGCGAAGCCCTCGACCCCGCGCACATCGCGGCCCGCCTTGCCGAACGCCTCGGCGAAACGCCAAAGCCGCACCACACCCTGCGCATCGCCATATCCCACTGTCCCAACGGCTGCTCGCAGCCGCAGATCGTCGACCTCGGCCTGATCGGCGCGGCGGTTCCCGCCCTCGACGCCGACGCGTGTTCCGGCTGCGGCGCATGCGTGGAAACCTGCCGCGAGAACGCCCTTGTCATCCACGACGGACGCGTCACCGCCATCGACAGGGAGCGCTGCCTGTCTTGCGGCGAATGCGCCACGGCCTGCCCCAGCGACGCGCTCACCATCGAACGAACGGGACTGCGTGTCCTCGTCGGCGGCAAGCTCGGGCGGCACCCGCGCCTTGGCGAGCAACTGCCCGGCATCTTCGATGTGCAGACCATTCCCCGCGTCGCCACGGCCCTCATCGACACCTATCTTGCACATATGGCACGCGGCGAACGGCTGGGCGACACCGTCACCCGGCTTGGCATCGCCCCCTTCGCGCAGGCGGCGCACAGCGCGGCCGTAGACGCCCCGTGCCGCTGA
- the fliS gene encoding flagellar export chaperone FliS, with protein MQKGAKAYLKTQIGTTSQGDILILLYDGAIKYLRQAKEKIAERDYAQKGMLISRAMDVIAELDQSLNAEKGGEVAQNLHQLYFFCNTRLLRANMDMNTEIIDEVIRILDGLKDAFREIQGKPSAPATASETTPTASAPEAPQHAEAQPHVAPSAPQQSATQATTPPAATPLFGFSRPIGASSVPPRPAVAPAPVAPATPPEPASQPAQEQHAAQQPEPAQPSAPAPAPGLFPTQPIGRPGTGTMQPRPLRPGRAGMPGTYGPSGLVK; from the coding sequence ATGCAGAAAGGCGCGAAGGCATATCTCAAGACACAGATCGGCACCACCTCGCAGGGTGATATCCTCATCCTGCTCTACGATGGTGCCATCAAATACCTGCGGCAGGCCAAGGAGAAGATCGCCGAGCGGGACTACGCCCAGAAGGGCATGCTCATCTCGCGGGCCATGGACGTCATCGCCGAGCTGGATCAGAGCCTCAACGCGGAAAAGGGCGGCGAAGTCGCCCAGAACCTCCACCAGCTCTACTTCTTCTGCAACACCCGGTTGCTGCGGGCAAACATGGACATGAACACGGAGATCATCGACGAAGTCATCCGCATTCTCGACGGCTTGAAGGACGCCTTCCGCGAGATTCAGGGCAAGCCGTCCGCTCCGGCCACGGCTTCGGAGACCACACCCACCGCGTCGGCCCCCGAAGCGCCGCAGCATGCCGAAGCGCAGCCGCACGTAGCACCATCCGCCCCCCAGCAGAGCGCCACGCAGGCAACGACGCCGCCCGCCGCGACGCCGCTCTTCGGCTTTTCGCGCCCCATCGGCGCGTCGTCCGTTCCTCCGCGCCCGGCTGTCGCTCCGGCCCCCGTAGCCCCCGCGACACCTCCCGAACCGGCTTCGCAACCGGCGCAGGAACAGCATGCGGCGCAGCAGCCGGAACCCGCGCAGCCCTCGGCTCCGGCCCCGGCACCCGGCCTGTTCCCCACGCAGCCCATCGGCCGCCCCGGCACCGGCACCATGCAGCCCCGCCCCCTGCGGCCGGGCCGCGCGGGCATGCCCGGAACCTACGGCCCCTCGGGCCTCGTCAAATAG
- a CDS encoding YIP1 family protein, translating to MNILCPNCQFSREVPDDKVPARSVMATCPKCGTKFRFRELDSEAQDFTLEEEPAAQTAQAATIEPTEPHVAPDVTPDVTPDAAPDAPEAPQADAPTQDIDEPATSASETPADGPIPTTDATPVAPVADVTPNAASTPQTPTPEEQPAQAESPTAEKPRRDIWVSLEDMGDKNDNRDETPWRGHAPREDEHPTVDVPFERLDEHGFFGGLKETVKRACLSPKLFFSTMPVKMGLARPMVFYLLVSEVSALFQTIWQVLGLDIMMYIGGGQTDSTEHAVAGASAFAVLLVLPIFMTLAIIATTGIIHLLLMAFGASKSGFEATFRVNCYASSPSLLAVFPVLGPLAGSLWYMVLMCIGLKEAHRTSYARVSLALSLPLFLLLALVAATVFFSPETAQQMF from the coding sequence ATGAACATACTCTGCCCCAACTGCCAATTTTCGCGCGAGGTGCCCGACGACAAGGTGCCCGCCCGTTCCGTAATGGCCACCTGCCCCAAGTGCGGGACCAAGTTCCGCTTCCGTGAGCTGGATTCCGAAGCGCAGGACTTCACGCTGGAGGAGGAACCCGCCGCCCAGACGGCGCAGGCCGCCACCATCGAGCCAACAGAGCCTCATGTCGCGCCCGATGTTACTCCCGATGTCACACCCGACGCCGCCCCCGATGCGCCGGAAGCCCCACAGGCCGACGCGCCCACACAGGACATTGACGAACCGGCAACTTCGGCCAGCGAAACGCCCGCCGATGGTCCCATCCCGACAACGGACGCCACGCCTGTCGCCCCGGTAGCGGACGTCACGCCCAACGCCGCGTCAACGCCGCAGACCCCCACGCCCGAGGAGCAGCCCGCGCAGGCCGAATCCCCGACCGCCGAAAAGCCCCGCCGGGACATCTGGGTCAGCCTTGAGGATATGGGCGACAAAAACGACAACCGCGACGAGACGCCATGGCGCGGGCACGCCCCCCGCGAGGACGAGCACCCCACGGTGGACGTGCCCTTCGAACGCCTCGACGAGCACGGCTTTTTCGGCGGTCTCAAGGAGACGGTCAAACGCGCGTGCCTGAGCCCCAAGCTGTTCTTCTCGACCATGCCGGTGAAGATGGGCCTTGCGCGGCCCATGGTCTTCTACCTGCTCGTCAGCGAAGTCTCGGCCCTGTTCCAGACCATCTGGCAGGTGCTCGGCCTCGACATCATGATGTACATCGGCGGCGGGCAGACCGACAGCACGGAACACGCCGTGGCAGGAGCCAGCGCCTTCGCGGTGCTTCTCGTCCTGCCGATCTTCATGACGCTGGCCATCATCGCGACCACGGGCATCATTCATCTCCTGCTCATGGCCTTCGGCGCGTCGAAGTCCGGCTTCGAGGCGACGTTCCGGGTCAACTGCTACGCGTCATCGCCGTCGCTTCTTGCGGTATTTCCCGTGCTCGGACCTCTGGCGGGCTCCCTGTGGTACATGGTACTCATGTGCATAGGGCTCAAGGAAGCGCACCGCACCAGCTACGCCCGCGTGTCGCTCGCGCTGTCGCTGCCGCTGTTCCTGCTGCTGGCCCTCGTCGCCGCCACGGTATTCTTCTCACCGGAGACGGCGCAGCAGATGTTCTAG
- a CDS encoding glycosyltransferase family 4 protein: protein MPRPARILHVAAGLGLGGTEKTMQLFVTHLDRARFHASVYSPVDGERRRALTNAGIEVLVGGDLLGLLERLRPDIVHLHRAGWPEPKLLRTLALAEVPFVVETNVFGRFDPSPRAASIDRHLFVSRFCLERYRAINGVPAEAPRHQVLYNPVDTDAFVASPTQRDFAAHTVGRISRPDPGKWSMFALRFIPRVAAALPDFRYRIIGATQDAREWIASRGLEKHVEFCDAVHTDGELAAFLDTLSVMAHANDTGESFGLTIAEAMASGLPVVTHPAEGLRDNAQLELVEHGVTGFVAATDDDYAAAVIRLLTNPEEARAMGEAGRDKATRLFRVQTVVRRLEIIYQELLDSRRPNDRHIPAFADASGGPSV, encoded by the coding sequence ATGCCCCGCCCCGCACGCATTCTCCATGTCGCCGCAGGTCTCGGCCTCGGCGGCACGGAGAAGACCATGCAACTCTTCGTCACGCACCTCGACCGCGCGCGCTTCCACGCCAGTGTATACAGCCCTGTTGACGGCGAACGTCGCCGCGCCCTGACCAACGCGGGCATTGAGGTCCTCGTCGGCGGGGATCTGCTCGGGCTCCTTGAGCGCCTGCGCCCGGACATCGTCCATCTGCACCGGGCAGGCTGGCCAGAACCGAAGCTCCTGCGCACCCTCGCCCTCGCCGAGGTGCCCTTCGTCGTCGAGACCAATGTCTTCGGGCGCTTCGACCCAAGCCCCCGCGCCGCCAGCATCGACCGCCACCTCTTCGTGTCGCGCTTCTGCCTTGAGCGCTACCGCGCGATCAACGGCGTCCCGGCCGAGGCACCGCGCCATCAGGTGCTCTACAACCCCGTGGACACCGACGCCTTCGTGGCCTCCCCCACGCAGCGCGACTTCGCTGCGCACACCGTGGGGCGCATCTCCCGCCCCGATCCCGGCAAGTGGTCCATGTTCGCCCTGCGCTTCATCCCGCGCGTGGCCGCCGCCCTACCCGATTTCCGCTACCGCATCATCGGCGCGACGCAAGACGCCCGCGAGTGGATTGCCAGCCGGGGGCTTGAGAAGCATGTGGAATTCTGCGACGCTGTCCACACCGATGGCGAACTTGCGGCCTTCCTCGACACGCTGAGCGTGATGGCCCACGCCAACGACACGGGCGAGAGCTTCGGCCTGACCATCGCCGAGGCCATGGCATCCGGCCTGCCCGTGGTCACGCATCCAGCCGAAGGCCTGCGCGACAACGCCCAGCTCGAACTCGTGGAGCATGGCGTCACGGGCTTCGTCGCCGCCACGGATGACGACTACGCCGCCGCCGTCATACGCCTGCTGACCAATCCGGAGGAAGCCCGCGCCATGGGCGAGGCCGGACGCGACAAGGCAACGCGGCTCTTCCGCGTGCAGACCGTGGTCCGCAGGCTGGAGATCATCTATCAGGAACTGCTCGACAGCCGAAGGCCCAATGACAGACACATCCCCGCTTTCGCCGACGCATCCGGCGGCCCATCCGTTTGA
- the fliD gene encoding flagellar filament capping protein FliD, translating to MAEDFTSSGAIHFTGLGNGTDFDSIIQATVKAESFHKNRLEVWKADWVKKQEYFQVLNTDLLTLKSHMSSMDTMDEFLKKSVTVGNSAVLSATANSEATEGTHTIEVNQLAKVEVEAGTTAFAAKTDAVNSSGGALVFSFAYGPDTTEPIDAATTDTMTLNVPNGTTLEGLRDLINKDANNPGVRASILHDGSSYYLQLKGLDLGQDNKVTILSTTTLTGFESADFSEIQAAQNAEFRVDGWPAATWISIASNSSSDAIEGVTLNFLDTGTTEIGVANDDEAIIEQVRTFVDKVNEVRNTILQMTKFDDVKKQGALLQGNYGLQIISSKLKNVTAQKGVGFDYDDDTVSTLSQLGITTDATEGSPTRGMLLFDESIFREAITADSDAVAKLFGADYLGESNSPDFSYSSHIKNYTDPGTYNIEYTVDGAGNITSATIDGHEASISGTSITGKSGFPEAGLAITVNNLAAGNYSGEIRLKQGKAAEMVSTLDELTSSTSGPLAILERNYQDIVDNLDKKIEYEAKRLTTLERTLRLKFARLESTLGYYDQLKTSLENQVKQLSTK from the coding sequence ATGGCAGAGGACTTCACATCATCCGGAGCGATTCACTTCACCGGGCTTGGCAACGGCACCGACTTCGACTCCATCATTCAGGCCACCGTCAAGGCAGAGAGCTTCCACAAGAACCGCCTTGAAGTCTGGAAGGCCGATTGGGTCAAGAAGCAGGAATACTTCCAGGTGCTCAACACCGACCTCTTGACGCTCAAGTCGCACATGAGTTCCATGGACACCATGGACGAATTCCTGAAAAAGAGCGTCACCGTGGGCAACAGCGCCGTCCTGTCGGCCACCGCCAATAGCGAGGCCACGGAAGGCACGCACACCATCGAGGTCAACCAGCTCGCCAAGGTCGAGGTGGAGGCGGGAACCACCGCCTTCGCCGCCAAGACGGACGCCGTGAACTCCTCGGGCGGCGCGCTGGTCTTCTCCTTCGCCTACGGTCCGGACACCACCGAACCCATCGACGCGGCCACCACCGACACCATGACCCTCAACGTGCCCAACGGCACGACGCTTGAGGGCCTGCGCGACCTCATCAACAAGGACGCCAACAACCCCGGCGTGCGCGCGAGCATCCTCCACGACGGATCGAGCTACTACCTCCAACTCAAGGGGCTCGACCTCGGGCAGGACAACAAGGTCACCATCCTCTCCACGACCACGCTCACCGGCTTCGAATCCGCAGACTTCAGTGAGATTCAGGCCGCGCAGAACGCCGAGTTCCGCGTGGACGGCTGGCCTGCGGCAACGTGGATTTCCATCGCCTCCAACTCGTCCTCCGACGCCATCGAGGGCGTGACGCTGAACTTCCTCGACACGGGAACGACCGAGATCGGCGTCGCCAACGACGATGAAGCCATCATCGAACAGGTCCGCACCTTTGTGGACAAGGTCAACGAGGTGCGAAACACCATCCTCCAGATGACCAAGTTCGACGACGTGAAGAAGCAGGGCGCACTGCTGCAGGGCAACTACGGCCTCCAGATCATCTCGTCCAAGCTCAAGAACGTCACCGCGCAGAAGGGCGTCGGCTTCGACTACGACGACGACACCGTCTCCACCCTGTCCCAGCTCGGCATCACCACCGACGCGACGGAAGGCTCCCCCACGCGCGGCATGCTCCTCTTCGACGAATCCATCTTCCGCGAGGCCATCACCGCGGACTCCGACGCCGTGGCCAAGCTCTTCGGCGCGGACTACCTCGGCGAATCGAACTCGCCCGATTTCTCCTACTCCTCGCACATCAAAAACTACACCGATCCGGGGACCTACAACATCGAATACACCGTGGACGGAGCGGGCAACATCACCTCCGCCACCATCGACGGACACGAGGCCTCCATCAGCGGCACCAGCATCACCGGCAAGTCGGGCTTTCCCGAGGCCGGTCTGGCCATCACCGTGAACAACCTTGCGGCGGGCAACTACAGCGGCGAGATCAGGCTCAAGCAGGGCAAGGCCGCTGAAATGGTCTCCACCCTCGACGAGCTGACCAGCTCCACCAGCGGCCCGCTGGCCATTCTCGAACGCAACTATCAGGACATCGTCGACAACCTCGACAAAAAGATCGAGTACGAAGCGAAACGCCTCACGACTCTCGAACGGACGCTGCGCCTCAAGTTCGCGCGTCTGGAGTCAACGCTCGGCTACTATGACCAGTTGAAGACCTCGCTTGAGAATCAGGTCAAGCAGCTCTCCACGAAGTAG